Proteins from a genomic interval of Plasmodium reichenowi strain SY57 chromosome 13, whole genome shotgun sequence:
- a CDS encoding DnaJ protein, putative, which yields MEEGKAGNSKEDFPEKEMNIDRNNNMKDNISDNTHEDEKNNPSDENQLNNNNNNNDDDDMNELLETFLQDIENITSNKEKNVEEKKLNKGDAGKEINRILEHKHSSPFEIFGIYENINMDLIKSRYRKLSILIHPDKCKIDKAAEAFHILTRAYEELQKDEIKEQYKSVYEIAKKNIIKKHQLKKKKINEINEYLNKTEEEYEITKEIQQLINEECENLLKVQKEKIEYAQNCKLANMKYVQEKEEERLKEEMEKEKEKKLWEQGRDERVNNWKNYKKENLKDEKEFHLYKNISKKKQERTQQEEQKLKNIPLTYEQNNEHKKRKKN from the coding sequence ATGGAAGAAGGGAAAGCCGGCAACAGTAAAGAGGATTTTCCTGAAAAGGAAATGAATATTGATaggaataataatatgaagGATAATATAAGTGATAATACACATGaggatgaaaaaaataatccTAGTGATGAAAACCAAttaaataacaataataataataatgatgatgatgatatgAATGAACTACTTGAGACTTTTTTACAAGACATTGAAAACATAACATCCaataaagaaaagaatgttgaagaaaaaaaattaaataagGGAGATGCAGGTAAAGAAATAAATCGTATTTTAGAACATAAGCATAGTTCTCCTTTTGAAATATTTGGaatttatgaaaatattaatatggATCTTATAAAAAGTCGATATAGAAAATTATCCATATTAATTCATCCTGATAAATGTAAAATTGATAAAGCCGCTGAGGcttttcatatattaacGAGAGCATATGAGGAATTACAAAAAGATGAAATTAAAGAACAGTATAAATCTGTTTATGAAATAGctaaaaagaatataataaaaaaacatcaattaaaaaaaaaaaaaattaacgaaataaatgaatatttaaataaaactGAAGAAGAATATGAAATAACCAAAGAAATACAACAACTAATTAATGAAGAATGtgaaaatttattaaaagtacaaaaagaaaaaattgaaTATGCTCAAAATTGTAAGCTGGCTAATATGAAATATGTTcaagaaaaagaagaagaaagacttaaagaagaaatggaaaaagaaaaagaaaaaaaattatggGAACAAGGAAGAGATGAAAGAGTTAATAACtggaaaaattataaaaaagaaaacctaaaggatgaaaaagaatttcatttatataaaaatattagtaaaaaaaaacaagaaCGAACACAACAAGAAGAAcaaaaattgaaaaatattccATTAAcatatgaacaaaataatgaaCACAAAAAGAGGAAGAAAAATTGa
- a CDS encoding U3 small nucleolar RNA-associated protein 6, putative translates to MEKVCKIIENMVYEFNDLKRKELFSDTEIIAIANKRRHHEYRINSPTSVLLHFILYLEFEMNLENLRTKRKNEKKEKLIEEILQNKNLIKNHYKEFSILKNKMEEEKRFDKFKELRKLLNKNENEAKKFKNNVLKVEKKLQTLLGYSLSEHSLIKRIINIFDVCLRKYYNNISLWLQYFNFCFIKKKYDELENAILNSLKYHIKNELIWLIYLFYFYNIKKNIIQTRMLYLRAILFIPDSIYLNVLYFHFECDVFIKLLNNYKKKIETDIHQIKTHEPNNNNHINGIEKKNKNDNNDTKQTVCINSTNDILSIRTTTNSNSNNNSNNNSNNNNNNNNNNNNNNNNSGDSTCTSYHNINNSNNNNYINDSNNVIHLKDLQIDHVYGEFLKTNMDNMNIIDSNNISEIKDNAEGNHVEDYLTSFDNNIYSVIKEEDKYGLDVIIFLIKKYMSTLSKDKSKLHIFVFLLLNTLLKIEKNSWIKMYTKQYDDFKQVVLDSINSCKFEQPFLYYYFFIETCVNSCYFDFFEDEEFTILKDQYYRTSMEKIENKNISNIEKYFKYEHVKILLKQLFNMFDNELMIYFFCIILTNLYDNISIYNNISEIFTIDINVKNDILEKKDKNKEINNTNHNNNNDNLENNILDNTDTITNNLTVDNINSTKNILHYMKEPNLTCHEDLEIFHFLKDDIFLCSNYKFHKINMDFIKENNINTYDLLCKLNFITHVCLMEKNHSEISSNNYLFSYDKTNKNKDILSSILYFFLYNPKNVVQKVSDQKGKINEIKEQNMSPNFIVKKRKQAKNLLPSPFVSKKVKRENQNKTKKNNYLNIYENDSDNKSVSDTDEETDEETDEETDEETDEETDEKNDEKNDEKNDKKNDKKNDKKNDEKRNKNIEDNNDNNTNTSNEEEKKNISLKKSENTQLMKKKEIDEKEIFIIDKLLLILTKKIHVFVKIHIIKCILNIIVFLDNENIKANLSMTIKQEYKNIMKINVSGKYSNELNEMISIYKKVYIE, encoded by the coding sequence ATGGAGAAAGTATGTAAGATAATAGAAAACATGGTATATGAATTTAATGATTTGAAAAGGAAAGAATTATTTAGTGATACAGAAATAATAGCCATTGCAAATAAAAGAAGACATCATGAATATAGAATTAATAGTCCCACTTCAgtattattacattttattttgtactTAGAGTTTGAAATGAATTTAGAAAATTTAAGAacaaaaaggaaaaatgagaaaaaagaaaaactTATTGAGgaaatattacaaaataaaaatttaataaaaaatcattataaggaattttccatattaaaaaataaaatggaagaagaaaagcgttttgataaatttaaagaattaagaaaattattaaataaaaatgaaaatgaagcaaagaaatttaaaaataatgttttaAAAGTAGAAAAGAAATTACAAACTTTATTAGGATATAGTTTATCTGAACATTCGttaattaaaagaataattaatatatttgatgTATGcttaagaaaatattataataatatttctttatggttacaatattttaatttctgttttataaaaaaaaaatatgatgaacTTGAAAACGCTATATTAAATAGtttaaaatatcatataaaaaatgaactTATATGgttaatttatttattttatttttataatataaaaaaaaatattatacaaacAAGAATGTTGTATCTAAGGgcaattttatttattccGGATAGTATCTATTTAAATGTCctttattttcattttgaaTGTGAcgtttttataaaattattaaataattataaaaagaaaattgAAACAGATATACATCAGATTAAAACGCATGAaccaaataataataatcatataaatgggatagagaaaaaaaataaaaatgataacaATGATACAAAACAAACGGTATGTATTAATAGTACGAATGACATACTAAGTATAAGAACAACAACaaatagtaatagtaataataatagtaataataatagtaataataataataataataataataataataataataataataataatagtgGTGATTCCACGTGTACCAGctatcataatataaataattcaaataataataattatataaacgATAGTAACAATGTAATACATTTGAAAGATTTACAAATCGATCATGTCTATGGAGAGTTTTTGAAAACCAATATggataatatgaatattattgatagtaataatatttcagAAATTAAGGATAATGCAGAAGGTAATCATGTTGAAGATTATCTAACCTCATTTGATAACAATATTTACAGTgttataaaagaagaagataaatatggacttgatgttataatatttttaattaaaaaatatatgagTACTCTAAGCAAGGATAAGAGCAAATTACATATCTTCgtatttttacttttaaaCACCCTATTAAAAATCGAAAAAAATTCATGGATTAAAATGTACACAAAACAATATGACGATTTTAAACAAGTAGTTTTAGATTCTATTAATTCTTGTAAATTTGAACAAccttttctttattattatttttttatagaaaCTTGTGTGAACTCTTgttattttgatttttttgAAGATGAAGAATTTACGATTTTAAAGGATCAGTATTATAGAACTTCTATggaaaaaatagaaaataaaaatatttctaatattgaaaaatattttaaatatgaacatgttaaaatattattaaaacaaCTTTTCAATATGTTTGACAATGAATTGATgatttatttcttttgtataatactaacaaatttatatgataatattagtatatataataatatatcagAAATATTTACTATTGAcataaatgtaaaaaatgacatattagaaaagaaagataaaaataaagaaataaataatacaaatcataacaataataatgataatttagaaaataatatattagataATACAGATACCATAACAAATAATCTAACTGtagataatattaattctacgaaaaatattttacacTATATGAAAGAACCAAACTTAACATGTCATGAAGATTTAGAAATTTTTCACTTCCTAAAAGATGATATATTTCTATGTagtaattataaatttcaTAAAATCAACATGGATTTTATTAAAGagaacaatataaataccTATGATCTTTTATGTAAACTTAATTTTATAACGCATGTATGTTTGATGGAAAAAAATCATTCTGAGATAAGTTcgaataattatttatttagCTATGATAAAAcgaataaaaataaagatattcTTTCCTCTATcttatatttctttttatataaccCCAAAAATGTAGTTCAAAAGGTAAGTGAtcaaaaaggaaaaattaatgaaataaaGGAACAAAATATGTCTCCCAATTTTATTGTAAAGAAAAGGAAACAAGCCAAAAATTTGTTGCCTTCACCTTTTGTAAGTAAGAAGGTCAAAAGGGAAAATCAAAACAAGacaaagaaaaataattacCTAAATATTTATGAGAATGATAGTGATAACAAAAGTGTGAGCGATACAGATGAGGAAACTGATGAGGAAACTGATGAGGAAACTGATGAAGAAACTGATGAAGAAActgatgaaaaaaatgatgaaaaaaatgatgaaaaaaatgataaaaaaaatgataaaaaaaatgataaaaaaaatgatgaaaaaagaaataaaaatattgaagataataatgataataacaCGAATACTAGtaatgaagaagaaaaaaaaaatatatcctTAAAAAAATCAGAGAATACAcaattaatgaaaaaaaaagaaatagatgaaaaagaaatttttattatagaTAAATTGCTTTTAATACTTACTAAAAAAATACACgtttttgtaaaaatacatattatcaaatgtattttaaatataatcGTATTTTTAGACAACGAAAATATAAAAGCAAATCTTAGTATGACCATTAAACaggaatataaaaatataatgaaaattaATGTGAGTGGAAAATATTCTAATGAACTTAATGAAATgataagtatatataaaaaagtgTATATAGAATAA
- a CDS encoding exosome complex component RRP40, putative has product MEEDDVIISGTHMTIEKDKFEKMNENNFEKIYDNESENIYRSKCSGILLKTPYYPYKYDIMNTSYKYIPKVGDLVIGIVKSKKLDYYQMDINCNCECIIHKIDSFKYATKSSFPNLLNGTLLYMVVEKINLENNSVVTSCINSSDVKSWINYENYLGELVDGFVFSVNIASAKSLIGDRCYILDLIGQDIKYEIAVGHNGRIWIKANDPLEINLIHIALKHSFGKTRAQMNVLWKSIYNLNKKTT; this is encoded by the exons atggaagaGGATGATGTGATAATAAGTGGGACTCACATGACAATAGAGAAGGACaaatttgaaaaaatgaacgaaaataattttgaaaaaatttatgataatgaatctgaaaatatatatagaagTAAATGTTCTGGTATTTTATTGAAAACTCCATATTAtccatataaatatgacATTATGAATACTAGCTATAAATATATCCCTAAAGTTGGTGATTTAGTAATAGGTATAGTAAAGTCGAAGAAATTAGATTATTATCAAATGGATATTAATTGTAATTGTGAATgtataatacataaaattGATAGTTTTAAATATGCAACCAAAAGCAGCTTTccaaatttattaaatggtacattattatatatggttgttgaaaaaattaatttagaaaataatagtGTTGTAACTAGTTGTATCAATTCATCAGATGTAAAATCTTGGataaattatgaaaattatttagGAGAATTAGTTGACGGATTCGTTTTTTCGGTTAATATTGCTAGTGCAAAAAGCCTTATCGGAGACAGATGCTATATATTAGATTTAATTGGTcaagatataaaatatgagATAGCAGTAGGACATAATGGACG AATATGGATTAAGGCAAATGATCCGTTGgaaattaatttaattcACATTGCACTTAAACATTCCTTTGGAAAAACTAGAGCTCAG atGAATGTATTATGGAAAtctatttataatttaaataaaaaaactacataa
- a CDS encoding U1 small nuclear ribonucleoprotein A, putative, whose product MSNNTTTHNINSINNENNNDNINNDALNNPNDYLDKNTNFTNAHFKPSSYVNGAGKNMDSAGNIIPNINNNIQYHMPIPNNMPYGVNPNYNIHNNKMINNPKNMYNAPYPLNMNTIPINSYGGAEKFTHSVRIPIYPTPQNMLYNTMNYMNSKAYIKHLKYNKVIPSDPSIPPNETLYIKNLNDRVKTDEMKKNLKDLFNTYGEVKDLIVMKSFWRKGQAWVVYDDKECATKALNALQGYMLFGKIMQINFSHNKSDIHAKRDGTFVERSKEPKKPKKILEREQKQKEIFEQMHKNYLEMQKNNFNMLNGNKEMNKPEIIDLSQMDKQTLIAKAQAKANEDKNKKNEELPNNNIFSSYYQMNNIAPVQNYPVVMPYKILFVENVVENVDTQAFNDLFKNYAGFVEARIIPQRNVAFVDFTDETTATFAMKAVQNYELQGSKLKISYAKR is encoded by the exons ATGAGCAATAATACAACTAcacataatattaattcaataaataatgaaaataataatgataatataaataacgATGCTTTAAATAACCCAAATGACTATCTTGACAAAAATACAAATTTTACAAATGCACACTTTAAACCTTCAAGTTACGTGAATGGTGCAGGTAAAAACATGGACAGTGCAGGTAATATCATACctaatataaataataatattcaatATCATATGCCAATTCCTAATAATATGCCTTATGGAGTTAATccaaattataatattcataataataaaatgataaataatCCCAAAAACATGTATAATGCTCCGTACCCattaaatatgaatacTATACCAATTAATTCATATGGAGGGGCCGAAAAGTTTACACATTCTGTACGAATACCTATATACCCAACCCCAcaaaatatgttatataataccatgaattatatgaacagtaaagcatatataaaacatttgaaatataataaagttATACCATCTGACCCAAGCATACCTCCAAATGAAAcattgtatataaaaaatttgaaTGATAGAGTAAAGACAgatgaaatgaaaaaaaatttaaaagattTATTTAACACATACGGAGAAGTAAAAGATTTAATAGTTATGAAATCATTTTGGAGAAAAGGTCAGGCATGGGTTGTATATGATGACAAAGAATGTGCTACTAAAGCTTTAAATGCACTACAGGGGTATATGTTATTTGGTAAAATTATGcaaattaatttttcacATAATAAAAGTGATATACATGCCAAAAGAGATGGTACTTTTGTGGAGAGATCAAAAGAACCTAaaaaaccaaaaaaaatacttGAAAGAgaacaaaaacaaaaagaaatttttGAACAAATgcataaaaattatttagaaatgcaaaaaaataattttaatatgcTTAACGGtaataaagaaatgaaTAAACCTGAAATTATAGATTTAAGTCAAATGGATAAACAAACACTTATTGCAAAAGCTCAAGCAAAAGCaaatgaagataaaaataaaaaaaatgaagaattaccaaacaataatatattctcatcttattatcaaatgaataatattgCCCCAGTTCAAAATTATCCGGTTGTTATGccatataaaattttatttgttgAAAATGTAGTAGAAAATGTTGATACACAAGCTTTTAATGacttatttaaaaattatgcTGGATTTGTTGAGGCTAGAATTATACCTCAGAGAAATGTTGCTTTTGTGGATTTTACTGATGAAACCACAGCAACTTTTGCAATGAAAG cTGTACAAAATTATGAATTGCAAGGATCCAAATTGAAAATATCATATGCCAAAAGATAG
- a CDS encoding hypothetical protein (conserved Plasmodium protein, unknown function): protein MFGKRKLIDSQEPKKKKKWKEELHDDLDDIDLECLKYVEEEVQEDDVDKNTTTTNNNNNDDINDCDNKKSSVYSDLLDEKDKIKKDKALNVSDKMELINNMSNDNQCVTRRRRYDWMSSDDEDITSDEDEESLINEDIKEKTTDKIKYDTSNNIKDKMSKDLEQDISAYKHINNNKYNNINNEDKTFNKVENKNNSIHNNNITYDILNDINKFSINQVDIKMQDIEHIITYIYFNNIHFNCSIKNFVEFLENNINNKIIQINSDKLTNHTILYKYDEKNNDTVIINKFTHHGKLFVHVKTYEDVVTLLKLNETIFMGRIIKSIQAYRKNDRFFILQAPSQYKYFINLAIHEKNKRKRKG, encoded by the exons ATGTTTGGGAAAAGGAAATTAATAGATTCACAAGAAccaaaaaagaaaaaaaaatggaagGAAGAATTACATGATGATTTAGATGATATTGATTTAGAATGTTTAAAATATGTAGAAGAAGAAGTGCAAGAAGATGATGTTGATAAAAatactactactactaataataataataatgatgatataaatgattgtgataataaaaagtcATCTGTTTATTCAGATCTTTTAgatgaaaaagataaaataaaaaaggataaaGCATTAAACGTATCAGATAAAATGGAactaataaataatatgagtAATGATAATCAATGTGTAACTAGGAGAAGACGATATGATTGGATGAGTAGTgatgatgaagatataACGAGTGATGAGGATGAAGAAAGTTTAATAAACGAggatataaaagaaaagacaacagataaaataaaatacgATACATCaaacaatataaaagataaaatgTCAAAAGATTTAGAACAAGATATTTCTGCATATAagcatataaataataataaatataacaatattaataatgagGATAAAACTTTTAATAAAGTggagaataaaaataatagtattcataataataatattacttatgatatattaaatgacATCAATAAATTTTCCATCAACCAAgtagatataaaaatgcAAGATATTGaacatataataacatatatatatttcaataacatacattttaattgtagtattaaaaattttgttGAGTTCTTAgagaataatataaataataaaattatacaaataaattcAGATAAATTAACTAACCAtactatattatataaatatgatgaaaaaaataatgatacagttattataaataaatttacTCATCATGGAAAATTATTTGTTCATGTGAAAACATATGAA GATGTTGTTACGTTACTAAAATTGAATGAGACCATTTTCATGGGAAGAATTATAAa GTCTATACAAGCGTATAGGAAGAATGATAGATTTTTCATTTTGCAAGCTCCTTCACAATACaa GTATTTCATTAATTTGGCAATtcatgaaaaaaataaaagaaaaagaaaaggatga
- a CDS encoding RED-like protein, putative, which yields MSTELTNNDFRRIFDNFEKEKKEKENDALLKEEKKLKRKQKYLIKKKKNEDKNENQKYRDRAEERRKGILKDVKDESVLYNNINNTIDESKFMGGDVEHTHLVKGLDFLLLNKVRNKLIDKISSEKEKMKINNINKYITSGENVLTNRSLSLSSTTGFINEESKYIFKYFFLFEHPHHIHFKDKINGIYENIINNMKFKNYNKNIHSVNYKYNIDMDIDQNDIPIKYIYNVDNIKNHHTYYMKNSFLNEIGACFKWHMENKKKKKSERLSRRPLTNNFSDPNLISQVQGEDDDIDIFKIDDKDINETDIINTNKSEIDDKNNIKTVTPNEIKHIIFKDSKEDISRSIKENKDNYLNYSMKQFLSGKNISKSNNQDKENEKNSLTKNIFKDTYDECYPGYG from the coding sequence ATGTCTACCGAATTAACTAATAACGACTTTCGTCGTATTTTTGATAATTTcgaaaaggaaaaaaaagagaagGAAAACGATGCGttattaaaagaagaaaagaaattgaaaaggaaacaaaaatatttaattaaaaaaaaaaaaaatgaagataaaaatgaaaatcaaaaatatagaGATCGAGCAGAAGAAAGAAGAAAAggtatattaaaagatgTTAAAGATGAAAgtgttttatataataatataaacaatacTATTGATGAATCAAAATTTATGGGTGGAGATGTGGAACATACCCATTTAGTAAAGGGTCttgattttttattattgaATAAAGTtagaaataaattaattgataaaataagttcagaaaaagaaaaaatgaaaataaataatattaataaatatattacaagTGGTGAAAATGTATTAACTAATAGATCGTTATCATTGTCTTCAACTACAGGTtttataaatgaagaatcaaaatatattttcaaatatttttttttatttgaacACCCACATCATATACATTTCAAAGATAAAATCAATGgtatatatgaaaatattataaataatatgaagttcaaaaattataataaaaatattcattcagtaaattataaatataatatagatatgGATATTGATCAAAATGATATACcaattaaatatatttataatgttgataatataaaaaaccATCATacttattatatgaaaaattcatttttaaatgaaatCGGTGCATGTTTTAAATGGCATATggaaaataagaaaaaaaaaaaaagtgaaAGGTTATCCAGGAGACCCTTAACAAATAACTTTTCAGATCCAAATTTAATTAGTCAAGTTCAAGGGGAGGATGATGATATTgacatttttaaaattgatgataaagatataaatgaaaccgatataataaatacaaataaatcAGAAATTGatgataagaataatatCAAAACCGTAACCCCAAATgaaataaaacatataatatttaaagaCAGTAAAGAGGATATATCTAGAAgtataaaagaaaacaaagacaattatttaaattatagtatgaaacaatttttatcaggaaaaaatatttctaaaTCGAATAATcaagataaagaaaatgaaaagaataGTTTAAccaaaaatatatttaaagatACATATGATGAATGTTATCCTGGTTATGGTTAA
- a CDS encoding vacuolar ATP synthase subunit h, putative, producing the protein MANDSGISVITKIVESEQKNQILHDSILNKMPCYDKYEEINILSVEEVGLLKKFHDFSKKEKYEYFKENDTIVSILFNCLQTDFNLHLMQYVLTIFYEIIRNDGSSYSYILGILHDKDMYGYLMKLCTHSDTYIADKSSFLLSGSFCYNNNYFTEVQIKEFIIKIDFFNVSEEGKMDIYINILKIDNFRKDIYELEQFTSIIKKNLELSNNNANKQYKSVFCVWLLTFKDYFIKQLYKNNIIAIVINLFKKCRVEKILRVSLNIIKNIMHIDDCFEIIVDNNIIQTMTVLQYDKWRDNDIYDTIVQLLNKLDQRVKNYSNFERYCHELSNGKLKWSVLHTEKFWLENVMQFEKDEFKAIQQLSDIIKLYAHNIIQKSETGESKEEIDAVTVAVACFDIGEFARLYPNGKKICQKFKIKENIMILIATKDRDIVREALLCAQKIMLNNWQSISNSK; encoded by the exons atgGCAAATGATAGTGGTATTAGTgtaataacaaaaattGTGGAGTCTGAACAAAAGAATCAA ATATTACATGATTCCATTTTGAATAAGATGCCTTGttatgataaatatgaagagattaatattttatcagTTGAAGAAGTAGGgttattaaaaaagttTCATGATTTTAgtaaaaaggaaaaatatgaatattttaaagaaaacGATACTATAgtatcaatattatttaattgtTTACAAACAGATTTCAATCTTCATTTAATGCAATATGTATTaacaatattttatgaaataataagaaatgATGGAAGTTCTTATAGTTATATATTAGGAATATTACATGATAAAGACATGTATGGGTATTTGATGAAATTATGTACCCATAGTGATACATATATAGCTGATAAGAGTTCGTTTTTATTGTCAGGTAGtttttgttataataataattattttactgaagtacaaataaaagaatttattataaaaattgaTTTCTTTAATGTTAGTGAAGAAGGAAaaatggatatatatataaatatattaaaaattgataattttagaaaggatatatatgaattagAACAATTTACATctattataaaaaaaaatttagagttatctaataataatgcTAATAAGCAATATAAATCTGTATTTTGTGTATGGCTACTAACTTTTAAAGATTATTTCATTAAACaattatataagaataatattattgcTATAGTAATCAAtctatttaaaaaatgtagagtagaaaaaattttaagAGTTTCActtaatataataaaaaatattatgcATATTGATGATTGTTTCGAAATCATAgttgataataatattattcaaaCTATGACAGTTTTGCAGTATGATAAGTGGAGagataatgatatatatgataCTATAGTTCAGCTTCTGAACAAGTTAGACCAAAGGGTCAAAAATTATAg CAATTTTGAAAGATATTGCCACGAACTATCCAACGGAAAATTGAAGTGGTCCGTTTTACATACAGAAAAATTTTGGCTAGAAAATGTCATGCAATTTGAGAAGGATGAATTTAAGGCAATTCAGCAATTATctgatataataaaattatatgctcataatattattcagAAAAGTGAAACCGGTGAAAGTAAAGAAGAGATAGACGCAGTAACAGTTGCCGTTGCGTGTTTTGATATTGGTGAATTTGCTAGATTATATCCTAATGGTAAGAAAATATGTCagaaatttaaaataaaagaaaatattatgattttAATAGCTACAAAGGATAGAGATATTGTTAGAGAAGCTTTATTATGTGCgcaaaaaattatgttgAATAATTGGCAGAGTATATCTAATTcgaaataa